CGGAGGAGACCAAGCCGGGCGCCGTGGGGCGTGTTGCGCGGGTCATCGGACCGGTCATCGACGTCGAGTTCCCCACCGACGGAATGCCCGATCTGTTCAACCTGCTGACCCTTGAGGTCGACCTGTCCGGCGAGGGCGGCGAGAACGAAGGCAAGAAGCAGATCAACCTCGAGGTCGAGCAGCACATCGGCGACAACATGGTCCGCGCGATCTCGCTGCAGCCGACCGACGGCGTCGTGCGCGGCCAGGCCGTGCAGGACAGCGGCGGCCCGATCCGGGTGCCGGTCGGCGACGGCACCCTCGGCAAGGTCTTCAACGCGACCGGTGAGTGCCTGAACCTCGAAGAGGGTCAGACCCTCGAGGTCAAGGAGCGCTGGGGCATCCACCGTCGCCCGCCGGCCTTCGACCAGCTGGAGTCCAAGACCCAGATGTTCGAGACGGGCATCAAGGTCATCGACCTGCTGACGCCGTACGTGCAGGGTGGCAAGATCGGCCTGTTCGGTGGTGCCGGTGTCGGCAAGACCGTCCTCATCCAGGAAATGATCGCCCGTGTGGCTCGCGACCACGGTGGTGTGTCGGTGTTTGCCGGTGTCGGTGAGCGCACCCGTGAGGGCAACGACCTGATGGTCGAGATGGAGGAGGCTGGGGTTCTCGGTCAGACCGCGCTCGTCTTCGGTCAGATGGACGAGCCGCCGGGCACCCGTCTGCGCGTCGCCCTGTCGGCGCTGACGATGGCGGAGTACTTCCGTGACGTCCAGAACCAGGACGTGCTGCTGTTCATCGACAACATCTTCCGGTTCACCCAGGCCGGTTCCGAGGTGTCCACGCTGCTCGGTCGTATGCCGAGCGCGGTGGGTTACCAGCCGACCCTGGCCGACGAGATGGGCGAGCTGCAGGAGCGGATCACCTCCACCCGTGGTCACTCGATCACCTCGATGCAGGCGATCTACGTCCCCGCGGACGACTACACCGACCCGGCGCCGGCCACCACGTTCGCGCACCTGGACGCCACGACCGAGCTCTCGCGTGACATCGCCTCCATGGGTATCTACCCGGCGGTGGACCCGCTGACCTCGACCTCGCGCATCCTCGACCCGCGCTACGTGTCCAAGGAGCACTACGACACCGCGGTCCGCGTGAAGCAGATCCTGCAGCGCAACAAGGAGCTGCAGGACATCATCGCGATCCTCGGTATCGACGAGCTGTCCGAAGAGGACAAGGTGCTGGTCAACCGCGCTCGCCGCATCCAGCGCTTCCTGTCGCAGAACACCTACGTCGCCAAGCAGTTCACCGGCATCGACGGCTCGACCGTGCCGCTGGCGGAGACCATCGAGGCGTTCAACAAGATCGCCGATGGTGACTACGACACCACGCCGGAGCAGGCGTTCTTCCTCTGCGGTGGCCTCGACGACGTCGAGAAGAAGGCCGCCCAGCTGGCCAAGGAGGACTGAGGCTCGTCTCGAGCTCGAGCCTCGAGCCTCGGCGCACCTCTGCGAAACCCCCAGATCACGTAGTGATCCGGGGGTTTCGGCGTGTGCGGCGTGGTCCGGGGGTTTCGGCGTGTGCGGCCGCGCGTAGGTCCCCCCGGTGTCGACCTGTGTGCGGCTGCAGGGTGATTTGGCGTACCGGAGTCGCCCCAGGGGAGACGTATGACCGGTATGGCGTGTGCGGCCGTGCGTAGGTCCCCCCGGTGGCGACCTGTGTGCGGCTGCAGGGTGATTTGGCGTACCGGAGTCGCCCCAGGGGGGACGTATGACCGCTGCTCGCAGTCTGAGCGCGCGTAGGTCCCCCCGGTGTCGACCTGTGTGCGGGTATGGCGGGCTCGGCCGCGCGTAGGTCTCCCCTGGGGTGACCTGTGCCCGGGTATGGCGCGTGCGGCGGTCGGCATACCCGAGCCCGTCTCGCCGACAGGACAGGAAACGCACTGAGCGGACACGAAATGCGGGGGAGCGCGGGCCTGCCGCGGGCGGTTTTGGTGTCCTCTCGATGCATAAGGTGTCCCCTCGGCGACGGGTAGGCTGCGCCCATGACACAGGGGCCGGAGACGATCGAGGACTACTACGCCCGCGTGCGCGCGGCCGCCGGCGAGGACGGCCGGCTCCCTGTCGCCGTTGACGAGATGCCCGGCTGGGACATCTTCCCGTTCGAGGTCGACAGCCTGCGGATCAAGCCGCTGCAGCCGCTGGCCGACCGGGAGTCCGA
This genomic window from Flexivirga oryzae contains:
- the atpD gene encoding F0F1 ATP synthase subunit beta, which gives rise to MSEIAHEVDVLDKEAEETKPGAVGRVARVIGPVIDVEFPTDGMPDLFNLLTLEVDLSGEGGENEGKKQINLEVEQHIGDNMVRAISLQPTDGVVRGQAVQDSGGPIRVPVGDGTLGKVFNATGECLNLEEGQTLEVKERWGIHRRPPAFDQLESKTQMFETGIKVIDLLTPYVQGGKIGLFGGAGVGKTVLIQEMIARVARDHGGVSVFAGVGERTREGNDLMVEMEEAGVLGQTALVFGQMDEPPGTRLRVALSALTMAEYFRDVQNQDVLLFIDNIFRFTQAGSEVSTLLGRMPSAVGYQPTLADEMGELQERITSTRGHSITSMQAIYVPADDYTDPAPATTFAHLDATTELSRDIASMGIYPAVDPLTSTSRILDPRYVSKEHYDTAVRVKQILQRNKELQDIIAILGIDELSEEDKVLVNRARRIQRFLSQNTYVAKQFTGIDGSTVPLAETIEAFNKIADGDYDTTPEQAFFLCGGLDDVEKKAAQLAKED